The proteins below are encoded in one region of Pleuronectes platessa chromosome 14, fPlePla1.1, whole genome shotgun sequence:
- the LOC128456523 gene encoding probable ribonuclease ZC3H12C, whose protein sequence is MGLKDHLEDGSGHILSLELDLDYLHVEGAERQGSLSNATDVGIVGISQVRALAPRNNSIGSSGNSFSTHSSYSSSSSCSNFSEESAVSDSEDERIQNRSEFQNPHRDQPHQHHQESSSACQPVRLDLTQPETSAPTDPVTDYRTKVEFALKLGYSEELVLLVLRKLGTDALINDILGELVKLGTKTEMEQQGGATVYQSPSTSLSSSLASSSSFSSSLDSCRLLCASQLLEDKDNLRPVVVDGSNVAMSHGNKEVFSCQGIQLAVDWFLERGHRDITVFVPAWRKEQSRPDALITDQEILRQLEKEKILVFTPSRRVQGRRVVCYDDRFIVKLAYESDGIIVSNDNYRDLANEKPEWKKFIDERLLMYSFVNDKFMPPDDPLGRHGPSLDNFLRKRPVIQRKQPCPYGKKCTYGHKCKFYHPERGSQPQRAVADELRASAKISSATSRGLLEDTLMMKSQSPGHGHRMAEAEPSQGTPKKQPNPSPRSSFSDLLEDRLLVQSKVGGQKGSSSSSSISCSSNFLGYPAPGAPPSSGNLDKWEYPGGSSRFPGALGPSQPDTYHRCQSPEVGYSSLAEAYSSLNLVMPQSHECFFPADLRAGLLTDCSSEGSISSDSFSPDPLLDDGPKCHHHHHHPHHHHHCSGQYTHPTSRVPPGLGHRAPHGCPIPLALQRQRDFGWEDPSSSVTCHASPHPFKSPSAYVAPHLQYSSPSSFPGEFPSSPRCPPHPSPAHSHSQSSSVGRNLMGSLWQDGGFPDSRVYEGSPLHSRRNYTSLNQQPLPHINWEPQYQQSPKSCYDMFTLQSRGREAHSSPHGLSTSSLPPLPQLPLKSISPHKSDLPPVSQHQDPPTLGRYQDLRERMFVNLCCIFPPDLVRMVMTRHPHVMDAQELAAAILMEKMQN, encoded by the exons ATGGGCCTGAAGGACCATCTCGAGGATGGGTCAGGCCACATCCTCAGCCTGGAGCTGGATCTGGACTACCTCCATGTGGAAGGTGCTGAGCGTCAGGGGAGTCTGAGCAATGCAACCGATGTAGGGATTGTGGGAATCTCACAGGTCAGAGCTCTTGCCCCACGTAACAACAGCATTGGTAGTAGCGGTAATAGTTTTAGTACTCACTCAAGCtatagcagcagcagtagttgCAGTAATTTCTCAGAGGAGAGTGCAGTATCCGACAGTGAAGATGAGCGAATCCAGAATCGGTCCGAGTTTCAAAATCCTCATCGAGATCAGCCTCACCAACACCACCAAGAGTCCTCCTCTGCCTGTCAGCCGGTCAGGCTGGACCTGACACAGCCAGAAACATCAGCTCCGACCGACCCTGTCACTGACTACCGCACCAAGGTGGAGTTTGCTCTCAAGCTAGGGTACTCCGAggagctggtgctgctggtgctgaggAAACTGGGCACAGACGCACTCATCAATGACATCCTGGGAGAGCTGGTCAAACTGGGAACCAAGACAGAGATGGAGCAGCAAGGAGGTGCGACTGTTTACCAgtctccctccacctctttatcctcctctttggcctcctcctcctccttcagctcctctctggACTCCTGTCGGCTGCTGTGTGCGTCCCAGCTGCTGGAGGACAAAGATAACCTTCGGCCTGTTGTGGTGGATGGGAGCAACGTAGCCATGAG TCACGGAAATAAGGAAGTGTTCTCGTGTCAAGGCATCCAGCTGGCTGTTGATTGGTTCTTAGAACGAGGCCACCGTGACATCACTGTTTTTGTTCCTGCCTGGAGAAAAGAGCAGTCGCGGCCCGATGCTCTCATCACAG ACCAGGAGATCTTGAGGCAACTAGAGAAAGAGAAGATCCTGGTCTTCACTCCATCTCGACGTGTGCAGGGGCGTCGCGTGGTTTGCTACGATGACCGCTTCATCGTCAAACTGGCCTACGAGTCCGACGGCATCATTGTCTCTAATGACAACTACCGCGACCTTGCCAATGAGAAGCCAGAGTGGAAGAAATTCATTGATGAGCGTCTGCTGATGTACTCCTTTGTAAATGACAA ATTCATGCCACCAGATGACCCACTAGGACGTCATGGACCCAGTCTGGACAACTTTCTAAGGAAGAGGCCTGTTATTCAGAGGAAGCAGCCGTGCCCATATG GGAAGAAGTGCACATATGGCCACAAGTGCAAGTTTTACCATCCTGAAAGAGGCAGCCAGCCCCAGCGTGCCGTGGCTGATGAGCTCCGAGCCAGTGCCAAAATTTCATCAGCCACTTCCAGAGGCCTGCTGGAAGACACCCTGATGATGAAGAGCCAAAGTCCTGGTCATGGTCACAGAATGGCTGAGGCCGAGCCAAGTCAGGGCACTCCAAAGAAACAACCAAACCCCAGCCCCCGAAGCTCCTTCAGTGACCTCCTGGAGGACAGGCTTCTGGTCCAGTCCAAAGTGGGAGGACAGaagggaagcagcagcagcagcagcattagtTGTAGCAGCAACTTTTTAGGGTATCCTGCTCCAGGGGCACCTCCTTCATCAGGAAACCTGGACAAATGGGAATACCCTGGGGGAAGTTCCAGATTTCCTGGAGCCTTGGGACCGAGTCAGCCCGACACTTACCACAGATGTCAGTCTCCAGAGGTAGGCTATAGCTCACTGGCAGAGGCATATTCAAGCCTCAATCTGGTTATGCCACAAAGTCATGAATGCTTCTTCCCAGCTGATCTGCGAGCAGGCTTGCTGACAGATTGTAGCAGTGAAGGCAGCATCAGCTCGGACTCCTTCTCCCCTGATCCCTTATTAGATGACGGCCCCAAGtgccaccatcaccaccaccatcctcatcaccatcatcactgcTCTGGCCAGTACACCCATCCTACAAGTCGTGTCCCACCTGGATTGGGCCATCGTGCTCCTCATGGCTGTCCCATTCCTCTAGCATTGCAAAGACAGCGTGATTTTGGTTGGGAAGACCCTTCATCTTCTGTTACGTGTCACGCATCTCCACATCCTTTCAAAAGCCCATCGGCCTATGTTGCACCCCACCTTCAATATTCATCACCGAGCAGTTTTCCAGGGGAATTCCCATCTAGTCCACGATGCCCACCCCACCCCTCGCCTGCCCACTCCCACTCTCAGAGCTCCTCCGTTGGCCGAAATCTAATGGGCTCCCTTTGGCAGGATGGTGGGTTCCCGGACTCCAGAGTATACGAAGGGTCACCACTTCATTCCAGAAGAAACTACACTTCCTTAAACCAACAACCACTGCCGCATATAAACTGGGAGCCCCAATACCAACAGTCGCCCAAGTCCTGCTATGATATGTTTACCTTGCAGAGCAGGGGGAGGGAAGCTCATTCATCGCCCCATGGCCTCTCAACATCGAGTCTTCCACCGCTCCCGCAGCTGCCCCTCAAATCCATTTCTCCCCACAAAAGCGACCTGCCCCCAGTGTCCCAGCACCAGGATCCCCCCACCCTGGGTCGATACCAGGACCTGAGAGAGAGGATGTTTGTTAACTTGTGTTGCATCTTCCCTCCAGATTTAGTGAGAATGGTGATGACCAGACACCCTCATGTGATGGATGCTCAGGAGCTTGCAGCTGCAATTTTGATGGAGAAAATGCAAAACTAG
- the LOC128455891 gene encoding radixin encodes MPKPINVRVTTMDAELEFAIQPNTTGKQLFDQVVKTVGLREVWFFGLQYTDSKGYVTWLKLNKKVTQQDVKKENPLQFKFRAKFFPEDVSEELIQEITQKLFFLQVKEAILNDENYCPPETAVLLASYAVQAKYGDYNKDGHKPGYLASDRLLPQRVLEQHKLTKEQWEDRIQTWHEEHRSMLREDAMMEYLKIAQDLEMYGVNYFEIKNKKGTELWLGVDALGLNIYEHEDKLSPKIGFPWSEIRNISFNDKKFVIKPIDKKAPDFVFYAPRLRINKRILALCMGNHELYMRRRKPDTIEVQQMKAQAREEKHHKQMERAQLENEKKKREHAEKEKERIEREKEELIQRLRQIEEQTHRAQKELEDQTRKALELEQERKRAKEEAERLEREKQAAEEAKASLAQQAADQMKNHEQLAAELAEFTAKIALLEEAKRKKEEEATEWQHKALSAQEDLEKTREELKTAMTSPPAPEHDEQDETNAEASAELLSDGVTSHHSEEERITEAQKNERVKKQLQALSSELAEARDDTKKTQNDMLHAENVRAGRDKYKTLRQIRQGNTKQRIDEFESM; translated from the exons GTGGTGAAGACGGTGGGTTTGAGGGAGGTCTGGTTCTTCGGCCTCCAGTACACAGACAGTAAAGGTTACGTGACGTGgctcaaactcaacaaaaaG GTGACCCAGCAGGACGTGAAGAAGGAGAATCCGCTACAGTTCAAGTTCAGAGCAAAGTTCTTCCCAGAAGATGTTTCCGAGGAGCTGATCCAGGAGATCACACAGaagctcttcttcctgcag GTGAAAGAGGCCATTTTAAACGATGAGAACTACTGTCCCCCGGAGACGGCCGTGCTGCTGGCCTCCTACGCTGTCCAGGCCAAGTACGGAGATTACAACAAAGATGGTCACAAGCCGGGCTACCTGGCCTCCGACCGGCTACTGCCACAACG AGTTCTGGAGCAACACAAGCTGACAAAGGAACAGTGGGAGGACAGAATACAGACCTGGCATGAGGAACACAGAAGCATGCTCAG ggAGGACGCCATGATGGAGTATCTGAAGATCGCTCAGGACCTGGAGATGTACGGTGTCaactactttgaaataaaaaacaagaaaggcaCGGAGCTGTGGCTCGGGGTCGACGCGCTGGGGCTAAACATCTATGAGCATGAAGACAA GTTGTCGCCAAAGATCGGCTTCCCCTGGAGCGAGATCAGAAACATCTCCTTCAACGACAAGAAGTTTGTCATTAAGCCCATTGATAAGAAAGCACCA GATTTTGTGTTTTACGCTCCTCGGTTGCGCATCAACAAGCGCATCCTGGCGTTATGTATGGGAAACCATGAGCTgtacatgaggaggaggaagccagACACCATCGAGGTGCAGCAGATGAAGGCTCAGGCCCGAGAggaaaaacaccacaaacagATGGAGAG AGCGCAGCTggagaacgagaagaagaagCGAGAGCACgcggagaaggaaaaggagcgaatagagagagagaaggaggagctgaTCCAGAGGTTGAGGCAGATCGAggagcagacacacagagcCCAGAAAG AGCTGGAGGATCAGACTCGCAAAGCACTTGAGTTGGAGCAGGAGCGGAAGCGGGcgaaggaggaggccgagcgTTTGGAGAGGGAGAAGCAGGCGGCGGAGGAGGCCAAGGCGTCGTTGGCTCAGCAAGCGGCCGACCAGATGAAGAACCACGAACAACTG GCTGCTGAGCTAGCGGAGTTCACTGCTAAGATTGCTCTGCTTGAGGaggcaaagaggaaaaaagaagaggaagcaacAGAGTGGCAACACAAA GCTCTATCAGCTCAAGAAGACCTAGAAAAGACCCGGGAGGAGCTGAAGACAGCCATGACGTCTCCACCGGCGCCAGAGCACGACGAACAGGATGAAACTAACGCCGAGGCGAGCGCCGAGCTGCTCAGTGACGGCGTCACCAGCCACCACAGCGAGGAGGAACGCATCACTGAGGCACAGAAGAACGAACGCGTCAAGAAACAGCTACAG gCTCTGAGTTCCGAGTTGGCCGAGGCCCGTGATGACACAAAGAAAACTCAGAACGACATGCTGCACGCTGAGAACGTCAGGGCAGGAAGAGACAAGTACAAAACCCTGCGCCAGATCCGCCAGGGTAACACCAAGCAGCGCATCGACGAgtttgagtccatgtga